A genomic region of Rhodococcus pyridinivorans contains the following coding sequences:
- a CDS encoding thiolase C-terminal domain-containing protein codes for MSGRGMRGAAAVVGVAEQHYRRGEAPHGEKRMTLEAILAACADAGIDPRQIDGFVSYAGGSNDGAIIGGALMIDELRWSNMMWGGGGGSVAAAITNAAAAIATGQAECVAVYRAMSQADTGRLGYAKYHYGSHFLAHGVGSPAQICAMRTQRMLEHGGVPREAMRSLVLAAYHHAQNNPPAQGYGRPLDVETYENSRLIAEPFHLFDCSRESDGAVALILVSAERARDLRQDPVYLLAGAQGAPGGFSELIDNDLGEQYMTAGFGPANNGKPGVAEHLWAAAGLGPDDVDVVQVYENFSGPAVAALIDHGLCPPGEAAGGFMTVENLTAPGGKLPVNTSGGNLADSFVNGLNLAVEAVRQIRRTSPNQVAGAETSLFIGGPMAPLVSSVLFGNEDTL; via the coding sequence ATGAGCGGACGGGGAATGCGCGGCGCGGCCGCGGTCGTCGGCGTCGCCGAACAGCACTACCGTCGCGGTGAGGCGCCGCACGGCGAGAAGCGGATGACCCTCGAGGCGATCCTCGCGGCATGCGCCGACGCCGGTATCGATCCCCGGCAGATCGACGGATTCGTCTCCTACGCCGGAGGTTCCAACGACGGCGCGATCATCGGCGGCGCGTTGATGATCGACGAACTGCGCTGGTCCAACATGATGTGGGGTGGGGGTGGTGGCAGCGTCGCCGCGGCCATCACCAACGCCGCGGCCGCCATCGCGACCGGCCAGGCCGAGTGCGTCGCCGTCTACCGCGCGATGTCCCAGGCCGACACCGGTCGACTCGGATACGCCAAGTACCACTACGGAAGTCATTTCCTCGCCCATGGCGTCGGCTCTCCGGCGCAGATCTGCGCCATGCGTACCCAGCGCATGCTCGAACACGGGGGAGTACCGCGGGAAGCGATGCGGTCACTCGTGCTCGCCGCCTACCATCACGCCCAGAACAACCCCCCCGCACAAGGTTACGGGCGCCCGCTCGACGTGGAGACCTACGAGAACTCCCGTCTGATCGCCGAGCCGTTCCACCTGTTCGACTGCTCGCGCGAGAGCGACGGTGCGGTGGCCCTGATCCTCGTGTCCGCCGAGCGAGCCCGCGATCTGCGGCAGGATCCGGTCTACCTCCTCGCCGGCGCCCAGGGTGCGCCCGGCGGGTTCTCCGAACTGATCGACAACGACCTCGGCGAGCAGTACATGACGGCCGGCTTCGGTCCGGCCAACAACGGGAAACCCGGTGTCGCCGAGCATTTGTGGGCCGCAGCCGGACTCGGCCCGGACGACGTCGACGTCGTGCAGGTCTACGAGAACTTCAGTGGCCCGGCCGTTGCGGCGCTGATCGACCACGGCCTGTGCCCGCCCGGCGAGGCGGCCGGCGGGTTCATGACGGTCGAGAACCTCACCGCGCCGGGCGGAAAGCTGCCCGTCAACACCAGCGGTGGCAATCTCGCCGACTCGTTCGTCAACGGCCTCAATCTCGCCGTCGAAGCAGTCCGCCAGATCCGCCGCACCTCCCCGAACCAAGTCGCCGGAGCGGAGACCTCGCTGTTCATCGGTGGCCCCATGGCCCCGTTGGTGAGCTCGGTGCTGTTCGGCAACGAAGACACTCTCTGA
- a CDS encoding SDR family NAD(P)-dependent oxidoreductase, translating into MKLEGKVALITGAGSGLGREASQLFASEGAKIAVVDIDPERAKGTVELVEQQGGNAVAITADVRSEQQVNDAVAATVDAFGKLDIAWANAGIVSRGGVPSVAGGEQVDFQDLTDADWQDVVGVNLSGVFYTAKAAVPHLRANGGGVILATSSAASFAAYHSIAMYSATKAGVNGMVRGLSLDLGKYGIRVNAVAPTHGMSPNFLAPAGTPVVGQSYEEVAGPWDPGISPIPLKLNRPPSLGDNARAALFLVSDDAAYITGLTLPATDGGTLSRVAMMFPEDELKPTLES; encoded by the coding sequence ATGAAACTCGAAGGCAAGGTCGCGCTCATCACCGGCGCCGGCTCCGGCCTGGGCCGCGAGGCTTCCCAGCTGTTCGCGTCCGAGGGCGCGAAGATCGCGGTCGTCGACATCGACCCGGAGCGCGCCAAGGGCACGGTCGAACTCGTCGAGCAGCAGGGCGGTAACGCCGTCGCGATCACCGCCGACGTGCGCAGCGAACAGCAGGTGAACGACGCCGTTGCTGCAACCGTCGACGCATTCGGCAAGCTCGACATCGCCTGGGCCAACGCCGGAATCGTCTCGCGTGGCGGTGTTCCGTCCGTTGCGGGCGGTGAGCAGGTCGACTTCCAGGACCTCACCGACGCCGACTGGCAGGACGTCGTCGGCGTCAACCTGTCCGGCGTGTTCTACACGGCCAAGGCCGCCGTGCCCCACCTGCGTGCCAACGGCGGTGGCGTCATCCTCGCGACCTCGTCGGCCGCATCGTTCGCTGCGTACCACAGCATCGCGATGTACTCCGCCACGAAGGCCGGCGTCAACGGCATGGTTCGTGGCCTCAGCCTCGACCTCGGCAAGTACGGAATCCGTGTCAACGCCGTCGCGCCCACCCACGGCATGTCACCGAACTTCCTGGCGCCCGCCGGAACTCCGGTGGTCGGGCAGTCGTACGAAGAGGTCGCCGGTCCGTGGGACCCGGGCATCTCGCCGATCCCGCTCAAGCTGAACCGCCCACCCTCACTGGGTGACAACGCGCGTGCTGCGCTGTTCCTGGTGTCCGACGACGCCGCGTACATCACGGGTCTCACACTGCCCGCCACCGACGGCGGTACCCTGTCCCGCGTCGCGATGATGTTCCCCGAGGACGAGCTGAAGCCGACGCTCGAGTCCTGA
- a CDS encoding CaiB/BaiF CoA transferase family protein gives MALPLQGVRVLDLTDGFGDTACRFLADLGAEVVLVERPGGSASRSAPPIRNGVSIPFALRNANKLGVVVDLDDEAGRDRLRSLAVSSDILIESLPPGHLAARGVGSADLRAVNPALVAVSVTPFGQDGPYRDWAATEQVLYALSGVLSRSGEPGEPPLLPPNGLVAETVGAHTAWSALLAYYDRLHTGQGQSVDISAYEVVVHGFDPGFGVQGSAAAGRSEDFPRGRPDAANFYPVYRCADGQVRICLLAKRQWRAMFEWLGEPAEFADPKYDTIPARFAAADRLNPLIETLFAQYTRDQLVAEGAARGIPIGGLNVVSEVLITEHFEASGTFVDAVIAPGLEARIPSGYAKIDGARAGFRFRAPELGEHDELVFDSRRDEPCTSIPAPRRPVGSRPFEGLRVLDMGVVVFGAELGRQFADHGADVIKIENSDFPDGLRQSKRKGALAASVAWGHRNRRSLGLNLRTPEGVRVFRKLAAEADIVLANFKPGTLASMGLSYEELAAINPRIIVSESSAFGSVGPWNTRLGYGPLVRAACGVSALWRYSDSSDGLCDGSTVYPDHIGGQIAATAVLATLIDRLRTGRGAVIEIAQADVAIVALGNQLVAEHLRSGSISAPGNADPYAAPAGLFSAAGDDEWCVVTVRDDADWRGLCSVLNRPELVEDPRFATSAARLGYRDDADRIVAEWVAGRGPTEAMQALQAGGVPAGVMHRLPELLTDPQLVARGAYTELEHDRLPAALPTARQVAHFETLPVWPLRPAPLPGQQTREICETVLGMSPDEIDGLVRDGVLQPPVDDPAQQLPSPA, from the coding sequence ATGGCACTTCCTCTGCAGGGCGTCCGGGTACTGGACCTGACCGACGGATTCGGCGACACCGCCTGCCGTTTCCTCGCCGATCTCGGCGCGGAGGTCGTCCTCGTCGAGCGGCCCGGCGGATCGGCGTCCCGCTCGGCCCCGCCGATCCGGAACGGGGTGAGCATCCCGTTCGCGTTGCGGAACGCCAACAAGCTGGGTGTCGTCGTCGATCTGGACGACGAGGCCGGACGGGACCGGCTCCGCAGCCTCGCCGTGTCGTCCGACATCCTCATCGAATCGCTGCCCCCGGGCCATCTCGCCGCCCGCGGTGTCGGCTCCGCCGACCTACGCGCGGTGAACCCCGCACTGGTTGCGGTGTCGGTGACCCCGTTCGGACAGGATGGCCCGTATCGGGACTGGGCTGCGACCGAACAGGTGCTGTACGCGCTGAGCGGGGTGCTGTCGCGGTCGGGTGAACCCGGCGAACCGCCGCTCCTCCCGCCGAACGGGCTCGTCGCCGAGACCGTGGGTGCGCACACGGCGTGGTCGGCGCTGCTGGCCTACTACGACCGCCTGCACACCGGGCAGGGACAGAGCGTGGACATCTCGGCCTACGAGGTCGTCGTGCACGGATTCGACCCCGGTTTCGGCGTGCAGGGGTCGGCTGCGGCGGGCCGCTCCGAGGACTTCCCCCGGGGCCGCCCGGACGCCGCGAACTTCTATCCCGTCTACCGGTGCGCCGACGGGCAGGTACGGATCTGCCTCCTCGCCAAGCGGCAGTGGCGGGCGATGTTCGAATGGCTCGGGGAACCTGCGGAGTTCGCAGACCCGAAGTACGACACGATCCCGGCTCGGTTCGCGGCGGCCGACCGGCTCAATCCACTGATCGAGACCCTGTTCGCGCAGTACACCCGCGACCAGCTGGTAGCGGAGGGTGCGGCCCGGGGTATCCCCATCGGAGGGCTGAACGTGGTGTCCGAGGTGCTGATCACCGAACACTTCGAGGCTTCGGGAACGTTCGTCGACGCCGTGATCGCCCCGGGTCTCGAGGCACGGATCCCGTCCGGTTACGCCAAGATCGACGGTGCACGTGCGGGCTTCCGTTTCCGTGCTCCCGAACTCGGTGAGCACGACGAACTCGTCTTCGACTCCAGGCGGGACGAACCGTGCACCTCGATCCCTGCGCCTCGGCGGCCTGTCGGCTCGCGCCCGTTCGAAGGCCTACGCGTCCTCGACATGGGGGTCGTGGTGTTCGGCGCCGAACTCGGCCGCCAGTTCGCCGATCACGGCGCCGACGTGATCAAGATCGAGAACTCCGACTTCCCGGACGGATTACGGCAGTCCAAGCGCAAGGGCGCCCTCGCGGCGTCTGTGGCCTGGGGGCACCGCAACCGGCGCAGCCTGGGGTTGAACCTTCGTACGCCGGAAGGTGTGCGGGTCTTCAGGAAGCTTGCTGCCGAGGCCGACATCGTGCTGGCCAACTTCAAACCGGGCACCCTGGCATCGATGGGGTTGTCCTACGAGGAACTCGCGGCGATCAATCCGCGCATCATCGTCTCGGAGAGCAGTGCGTTCGGCAGCGTCGGACCGTGGAACACACGCCTGGGTTACGGTCCGCTCGTGCGGGCCGCGTGTGGGGTGTCGGCGCTGTGGCGGTACTCCGACAGTTCGGACGGACTGTGCGACGGCTCGACGGTCTATCCGGACCACATCGGCGGCCAGATCGCCGCAACCGCGGTGCTCGCCACTTTGATCGACCGGTTGCGGACCGGACGAGGCGCCGTAATCGAGATCGCTCAGGCAGACGTGGCGATCGTGGCGCTGGGAAATCAACTCGTCGCGGAGCACCTCCGGTCCGGATCGATCAGCGCTCCCGGCAATGCCGATCCGTATGCGGCACCGGCCGGCCTCTTTTCGGCGGCGGGGGACGACGAATGGTGTGTCGTGACCGTTCGCGACGATGCCGACTGGCGAGGTCTGTGCAGCGTGCTGAACCGACCCGAGCTGGTAGAGGATCCGCGTTTCGCGACTTCTGCGGCGCGCCTCGGATATCGGGACGACGCCGACCGCATCGTCGCCGAATGGGTTGCCGGTCGCGGCCCGACCGAGGCCATGCAGGCCCTCCAGGCAGGTGGTGTCCCGGCCGGCGTCATGCACCGCCTGCCCGAGTTGCTCACGGACCCCCAGCTCGTCGCCCGAGGCGCCTATACGGAACTCGAACACGACCGGCTGCCTGCGGCGCTGCCCACCGCTCGGCAGGTGGCCCACTTCGAGACCCTGCCGGTGTGGCCCCTGCGTCCGGCGCCGCTGCCCGGACAACAGACACGGGAGATTTGCGAGACAGTGCTCGGTATGAGTCCCGACGAGATCGACGGACTCGTCCGGGACGGTGTTCTGCAGCCGCCCGTCGACGATCCTGCCCAGCAGCTTCCGTCCCCCGCCTGA
- a CDS encoding acyl-CoA dehydrogenase family protein, whose amino-acid sequence MESDLFEQDHELFRNSVRAFVDKYVVPNVEKWDTDRLIDRETWTAAGRQGLLGLAVPEEYGGAGETDYRFRVVIQSEIARVGASALQSGFSTNDDIVLNYLLRHANDEQKRRWLPGFVTGETIGAIAMTEPAAGSDLRGITTSAVRDGDHWVLNGSKTFITSGILADLVIVFARTDPSAGSRGFSLFVVEEGMSGFSRGRKLDKVGLHAQDTAELFFEDVRVPKENLLGELGAGFGYLMQSLPLERLGIGIAAQVSAEAVIRWTLDYVKERTAFGKRIGEFQGMGFTLAELQTAVEVSRTYIDRCVREYNKGTLSAVDASKAKLWATELQGRVIDAGVQFHGGYGYMMEYPVAKAFIDARIQRIYGGTNEIMKEIIHRDLMKS is encoded by the coding sequence GTGGAGAGCGATCTCTTCGAGCAGGACCACGAGCTGTTCCGGAATTCCGTCCGGGCATTCGTGGACAAATATGTCGTCCCCAACGTGGAGAAGTGGGACACCGACCGGCTGATCGACCGCGAGACCTGGACCGCGGCCGGACGACAGGGACTGCTCGGCCTCGCCGTGCCGGAGGAATACGGCGGAGCCGGGGAGACGGATTACCGTTTCCGGGTGGTGATCCAGTCGGAGATCGCACGCGTCGGCGCATCCGCGCTGCAGTCGGGCTTCTCGACCAATGACGACATCGTCCTGAACTATCTGCTCCGGCACGCGAACGACGAACAGAAACGCCGTTGGCTCCCAGGCTTCGTCACGGGTGAGACGATCGGTGCGATCGCGATGACCGAACCGGCAGCCGGCAGTGATCTGCGGGGCATCACCACCTCCGCGGTGCGCGACGGCGATCATTGGGTGCTCAACGGTTCCAAGACCTTCATCACCAGCGGCATCCTCGCCGACCTGGTGATCGTGTTCGCTCGAACGGATCCGAGTGCGGGTTCACGTGGTTTCAGCCTCTTCGTGGTCGAAGAGGGCATGTCCGGATTCTCGCGGGGACGCAAACTCGACAAGGTGGGGCTGCACGCCCAGGACACCGCCGAACTGTTCTTCGAGGACGTACGGGTACCGAAGGAGAATCTCCTGGGCGAACTCGGGGCCGGCTTCGGTTACCTGATGCAGAGCCTGCCCCTCGAACGCCTCGGCATCGGCATTGCAGCGCAGGTGTCCGCCGAGGCCGTCATTCGATGGACCCTCGACTACGTGAAGGAACGTACGGCCTTCGGAAAACGGATCGGTGAGTTCCAGGGCATGGGTTTCACCCTCGCCGAACTACAGACGGCGGTGGAGGTTTCACGCACCTACATCGATCGGTGCGTCCGCGAATACAACAAGGGAACACTCAGCGCCGTCGATGCATCGAAGGCGAAGTTGTGGGCGACCGAACTACAGGGCCGCGTCATCGACGCCGGCGTCCAGTTCCACGGCGGCTACGGATACATGATGGAGTACCCGGTCGCCAAGGCGTTCATCGATGCACGCATCCAGCGCATCTACGGCGGCACCAACGAGATCATGAAGGAGATCATCCATCGCGATCTCATGAAGTCCTGA
- a CDS encoding aldehyde dehydrogenase yields MTTTEAATPTVPTFADRDKVFIGGRWVESTGSEWVDVVDSFSEQRVARVRTATAEDVTRAVVAARESFDKGEWASKTMEERAAVVDAIADGLQARFEELTAIGVAEVGVPVGVSHQTQQMIGGLFRAVAEVARNFSTFEERPRMGGGVSRIVKEPTGVVAAIIPWNGPIGNIAFKLAPALAAGCSVVLKTAPDAPLSPCIFADVIAELVEQGRIPEGVVSVVCADREVSETLVTNPDVDHVTFTGSTAAGRRIMALASERIARVSLELGGKSAAIILDDADIDHVLQTLPMGGCLQTGQACIALTRVLVSRTRHDEVLEALKAAYGALPLGNPWEPTNFLGPLATEHHQQRVLGYIDIAKEDGAKVVLGGGVPEGLEKGFFVAPTLLDGVAPDSRIAQEEVFGPVISVITYEDEEDAIAIANNSIYGLSGAVYTEDIDRGYEIARRIRTGTISVNTSAMDFSLPFGGYKQSGIGREGGPEGLEEFFEIKTVHMPA; encoded by the coding sequence ATGACCACTACCGAAGCGGCGACCCCCACGGTCCCGACGTTCGCAGACCGCGACAAGGTCTTCATCGGCGGCCGCTGGGTCGAGTCGACCGGCAGCGAGTGGGTCGACGTCGTCGACTCGTTCAGTGAGCAGCGTGTCGCCCGCGTCCGCACGGCCACCGCGGAGGACGTCACCCGCGCTGTCGTGGCTGCCCGCGAATCCTTCGACAAGGGCGAATGGGCGTCGAAGACCATGGAGGAGCGCGCCGCCGTCGTCGACGCGATCGCCGACGGCCTCCAGGCGCGGTTCGAGGAACTGACCGCCATCGGTGTCGCCGAGGTCGGCGTCCCGGTCGGCGTCAGCCATCAGACCCAGCAGATGATCGGCGGTCTCTTCCGCGCGGTCGCCGAGGTCGCCCGCAACTTCTCGACGTTCGAGGAACGCCCCCGGATGGGCGGTGGCGTCTCCCGCATCGTGAAGGAACCCACCGGGGTGGTCGCGGCGATCATCCCCTGGAACGGCCCGATCGGGAACATCGCGTTCAAGCTGGCCCCGGCTCTCGCCGCCGGCTGCTCGGTCGTGCTCAAGACGGCTCCGGACGCCCCGCTGTCGCCGTGCATCTTCGCCGACGTCATCGCCGAACTCGTCGAGCAGGGACGCATCCCCGAGGGCGTCGTAAGCGTGGTGTGCGCGGATCGCGAGGTGTCGGAGACACTCGTCACCAACCCCGATGTCGACCACGTCACCTTCACCGGCAGCACCGCCGCAGGACGCCGCATCATGGCACTGGCGAGCGAACGCATCGCCCGCGTGTCGCTCGAACTCGGCGGCAAGTCCGCGGCGATCATCCTCGACGACGCCGACATCGACCACGTCCTGCAGACCCTGCCCATGGGCGGGTGTCTGCAGACCGGCCAGGCATGTATCGCGCTCACCCGGGTCCTCGTGTCGAGGACGCGGCACGACGAGGTGCTCGAGGCTCTGAAGGCCGCTTACGGCGCTCTGCCGCTGGGTAATCCGTGGGAGCCCACGAACTTCCTCGGCCCCCTCGCCACCGAGCACCACCAGCAGCGGGTGCTCGGCTACATCGACATCGCGAAGGAGGACGGCGCGAAGGTCGTGCTCGGCGGTGGCGTCCCCGAGGGCCTCGAGAAGGGCTTCTTCGTCGCGCCGACCCTGCTCGACGGTGTCGCCCCCGACTCGCGGATCGCACAGGAGGAGGTCTTCGGCCCGGTGATCTCGGTGATCACCTACGAGGACGAGGAGGACGCGATCGCGATCGCGAACAACTCGATCTACGGCCTCTCCGGCGCCGTCTACACCGAGGACATCGACCGCGGTTACGAGATCGCGCGCCGCATCCGCACCGGCACGATCAGCGTCAACACCTCGGCCATGGACTTCTCGTTGCCGTTCGGCGGCTACAAGCAGTCCGGCATCGGCCGTGAGGGTGGCCCCGAGGGACTCGAGGAGTTCTTCGAGATCAAGACCGTGCACATGCCCGCCTAG
- a CDS encoding GNAT family N-acetyltransferase, whose product MISYQWCSELEPEDRDEVLGLVAAAADFDEEAGFSKIHPADVTATSDGSGTIFHLPVQARRDLSAREDAPLVTVAYLHLKVDAEGYGTVQFVVHPDYRSRGVATTLVEEMGLDAAVEGGWQGTGAHALRCWAYSTHPAADRLTRRFDIRAAGRLWTIFRHLSGPFAHSLEPVTEFDDATIGTPLALGDAAAREAIDHVLDASSLPAVQRERLLDEIRLGNGHVVVAEDASGKPAGFVWYDPALSMHLELRAAWIRALVLADAVRGSGLGAGLLTSALGALRGAGAQVGLMRIDPDNAAAVRMCRLMWFEQEEEHSCFQVGDWVGIPGFRR is encoded by the coding sequence ATGATCTCGTATCAATGGTGTTCGGAGCTGGAACCGGAAGATCGGGACGAAGTCCTCGGCCTCGTCGCGGCGGCCGCTGACTTCGACGAGGAGGCAGGCTTCTCGAAGATTCACCCGGCCGACGTCACCGCCACGTCCGACGGGAGTGGGACGATCTTCCACCTCCCGGTCCAGGCGCGGCGCGACCTGAGCGCACGCGAGGACGCCCCGCTGGTTACCGTGGCCTATCTGCACCTGAAGGTCGACGCCGAGGGCTACGGCACCGTGCAATTCGTCGTGCACCCCGACTACCGCTCCCGCGGTGTGGCCACCACGCTCGTGGAGGAGATGGGCCTGGACGCCGCCGTCGAGGGTGGCTGGCAGGGGACCGGGGCGCACGCCCTCCGCTGCTGGGCGTACAGCACCCACCCTGCCGCCGACCGCCTCACCCGGCGGTTCGACATCCGGGCTGCCGGACGGTTATGGACGATCTTCCGGCACCTGTCCGGACCGTTCGCCCATTCGCTGGAGCCCGTCACGGAGTTCGACGACGCCACGATCGGCACCCCTCTCGCACTCGGGGACGCCGCGGCGCGCGAGGCGATCGATCACGTGCTCGACGCGTCCTCGCTCCCGGCGGTGCAACGCGAACGGCTCCTCGACGAGATCCGGCTCGGGAACGGGCATGTCGTCGTCGCCGAGGACGCGTCCGGCAAGCCCGCGGGATTCGTCTGGTACGACCCTGCGCTGTCGATGCATCTCGAACTGCGGGCCGCGTGGATCCGCGCGCTCGTCCTCGCCGACGCCGTCCGCGGATCAGGCCTCGGTGCCGGCCTGCTCACCTCGGCGCTCGGGGCGCTGCGGGGCGCCGGCGCTCAGGTCGGCCTCATGCGGATCGATCCGGACAACGCTGCGGCAGTGCGGATGTGCCGGCTCATGTGGTTCGAGCAGGAAGAGGAGCACTCCTGCTTCCAGGTGGGGGATTGGGTCGGCATTCCAGGCTTCCGGCGCTGA
- a CDS encoding aromatic ring-hydroxylating oxygenase subunit alpha — protein MTEVGIPTEERIRRALDHLRNDTTDEYEHLTWFEPNEFVDPAVAKLERDRVFGRLPTIVAHGSEIPKPGDFFTLQMPRNNVIVVRQRDGSVKTLVNQCRHRGAMVEKEEKGRCRLFSCPYHRWSYDTDGTLRTITRDNTFGEADRDKRNLVQLPTEERHGFIWVVDDAEATIDVADWLGPEMDAILASHDLGSLVTTRVQVFEEPVNWKLMQDAFLDGYHIQYAHPNTAAKHIHTNVMSFEDFGHHCRFMNLRKTIDRWIEEDPGDRSLAEHTTETHFVGPNSTLLRQPDHFQLLTFRPHPTDPQQCRMEIRLICPTVENSGMAEERYNRLWDKNVEILVAVLHNEDFPILRDSQRAMTSANAGNMVLGRNEVANQVFRREIQKLVGQD, from the coding sequence ATGACAGAGGTCGGGATTCCCACCGAGGAACGCATTCGCCGCGCACTCGATCATCTGCGCAACGACACCACCGACGAGTACGAGCACCTCACCTGGTTCGAACCGAACGAGTTCGTCGATCCGGCAGTCGCGAAACTCGAGCGGGACCGCGTCTTCGGCCGCCTTCCGACGATCGTCGCCCACGGATCCGAGATCCCGAAGCCGGGCGACTTCTTCACCCTGCAGATGCCGCGGAACAACGTCATCGTCGTCCGCCAGCGCGACGGCAGCGTCAAGACCCTCGTCAACCAGTGCCGTCACCGCGGCGCCATGGTCGAGAAGGAGGAAAAGGGCCGTTGCCGGCTGTTCTCGTGCCCGTACCACCGTTGGTCGTACGACACCGACGGCACGTTGCGCACGATCACCCGCGACAACACCTTCGGTGAGGCCGACCGTGACAAGCGCAATCTCGTGCAGTTGCCCACCGAGGAGCGACACGGGTTCATCTGGGTGGTGGACGACGCCGAGGCGACCATCGACGTCGCCGACTGGCTCGGCCCCGAGATGGACGCCATCCTGGCCTCGCACGATCTCGGATCGCTCGTGACCACGCGCGTCCAGGTCTTCGAGGAGCCCGTCAACTGGAAGCTCATGCAGGACGCCTTCCTGGACGGCTATCACATCCAGTACGCGCATCCGAACACCGCGGCCAAGCACATCCACACCAACGTCATGTCCTTCGAGGACTTCGGTCACCATTGCCGGTTCATGAACCTGCGCAAGACGATCGACCGCTGGATCGAAGAGGATCCCGGCGACCGCAGCCTCGCCGAGCACACCACCGAAACCCACTTCGTAGGCCCCAACAGCACTCTGCTCCGGCAGCCGGATCACTTCCAGCTGCTCACCTTCCGCCCGCATCCGACCGATCCGCAGCAGTGCCGGATGGAGATCCGTCTGATCTGCCCGACGGTCGAGAACAGCGGGATGGCCGAGGAACGCTACAACCGACTCTGGGACAAGAACGTCGAGATCCTCGTCGCCGTGCTGCACAACGAGGACTTCCCGATTCTGCGCGACTCGCAGCGCGCGATGACCAGCGCCAACGCCGGAAACATGGTCCTCGGCCGCAACGAGGTCGCCAACCAGGTCTTCCGACGCGAAATCCAGAAACTGGTCGGCCAGGACTGA
- a CDS encoding aldehyde dehydrogenase — protein MTTAHAEIADRDELFVGGRWVTPVSGGSFDVIEAATEKALARTALASNADVDAAVAAARAALAGPWGSMNGAERADLLDRFAVALKSRGRDTARLVSRENGMPISLSNGVNGIGAAAMFSYYARLVRDDSGEEVRPGVFGGRTVVRREPVGVVAAITPWNYPQPLAAMKLAPALAAGCTVVLKPAPETALDAFAFADAAVEAGLPVGVVNVLPAGRETSAYLVEHPGVDKVAFTGSTAAGRAIGEVCGRLLRPVTLELGGKSAAIVTEQADLDVFAGKLLEVSLVNNGQTCHASTRILAPRARYDEVVEAVTETVRALTVGDPLDPATQIGPLVSAAQRERVLGYIETGRADGYRVTTGGGRPASQAVGWFVEPTVFADVGNSARIAQEEIFGPVLTITPYTDEDEAVAIANNSDYGLGGTVWTTDEQHGLELAARIHTGTVGVNHYALDLAAPFGGVKASGLGRELGPEGLQPYYAAKSVYFGTR, from the coding sequence ATGACCACTGCGCACGCTGAGATCGCAGACCGGGACGAGTTGTTCGTCGGCGGCCGCTGGGTGACACCGGTGTCCGGTGGTTCCTTCGACGTGATCGAGGCGGCCACCGAGAAGGCGCTCGCCCGCACGGCACTCGCCTCGAACGCCGACGTCGATGCCGCGGTCGCGGCGGCCCGCGCCGCACTGGCCGGACCGTGGGGTTCGATGAACGGTGCCGAGCGGGCCGATCTGCTGGATCGGTTCGCCGTCGCGCTGAAGAGCCGTGGCCGCGACACGGCCCGGCTGGTCAGCCGGGAGAACGGCATGCCGATCTCGTTGTCCAACGGTGTCAACGGGATCGGCGCGGCAGCGATGTTCTCGTATTATGCGCGTCTCGTCCGCGACGACTCCGGCGAGGAGGTGCGCCCCGGTGTGTTCGGGGGGCGCACCGTGGTCCGGCGCGAACCGGTCGGCGTGGTCGCGGCGATCACGCCGTGGAACTACCCTCAACCGCTCGCCGCGATGAAGCTGGCTCCGGCCCTGGCCGCGGGGTGCACGGTGGTGCTCAAGCCCGCACCCGAGACCGCCCTGGATGCCTTCGCCTTCGCCGACGCCGCTGTCGAGGCGGGGCTTCCGGTAGGCGTCGTCAACGTGCTGCCCGCCGGCCGCGAGACGAGCGCCTATCTGGTGGAGCATCCCGGTGTCGACAAGGTCGCCTTCACCGGTTCCACCGCGGCGGGCCGGGCGATCGGCGAGGTCTGCGGCCGGTTGCTGCGCCCGGTCACCCTCGAACTCGGCGGCAAGTCCGCGGCGATCGTGACCGAGCAGGCCGATCTCGACGTGTTCGCCGGCAAGTTGCTCGAGGTCTCGCTGGTCAACAACGGCCAGACCTGCCACGCGAGCACCCGCATCCTCGCTCCCCGCGCGCGCTACGACGAGGTCGTCGAGGCCGTGACCGAGACGGTGCGAGCCCTGACGGTGGGCGATCCCCTGGATCCGGCCACGCAGATCGGCCCGCTGGTGTCCGCCGCGCAGCGCGAGCGGGTGCTCGGCTACATCGAGACCGGCCGCGCCGACGGCTACCGCGTCACCACCGGTGGGGGACGGCCGGCCTCGCAGGCGGTGGGCTGGTTCGTCGAGCCGACGGTCTTCGCCGATGTCGGCAACTCCGCGCGCATTGCGCAGGAGGAGATCTTCGGCCCGGTGCTGACGATCACCCCTTACACGGACGAGGACGAGGCGGTCGCGATCGCCAACAATTCGGATTACGGCCTCGGCGGCACGGTGTGGACCACCGACGAGCAGCACGGCCTCGAGTTGGCCGCCCGCATCCACACCGGCACCGTCGGCGTGAACCATTACGCACTCGACCTCGCGGCGCCCTTCGGCGGTGTCAAGGCCTCGGGTCTCGGTCGCGAACTGGGACCGGAAGGTCTGCAGCCCTACTACGCCGCGAAGTCGGTGTACTTCGGCACCCGCTGA